The Capsicum annuum cultivar UCD-10X-F1 unplaced genomic scaffold, UCD10Xv1.1 ctg999, whole genome shotgun sequence genome includes a region encoding these proteins:
- the LOC124895849 gene encoding uncharacterized protein LOC124895849, with protein sequence MANNIFPNSIKDAPKCRICLEKVIDNAGRSITKLSCEHLFHTDCIGSEFNARGIMICPHCQVVEEKGNWVRFSNFGVEEETNEKGKYCEEQLITPEEELELPATIKMYDGNTSNMSNEMETEDPRADRVVLMDRMMKLIRQQKECIQYLCKQLHIPSPPAISPKMIDHKQIFFSGSNSAPDPMSHRVSTSHEQTHTIPSVELTELTCTSLGRDGHPLSCQCSCCRSSARKTRL encoded by the exons ATGGCCAATAATATTTTTCCAAATAGTATAAAAGATGCCCCTAAGTGTAGAATATGTTTGGAAAAGGTAATTGACAATGCTGGGAGATCTATCACAAAACTTAGCTGTGAACACTTATTTCACACAG ACTGTATTGGGTCCGAGTTCAATGCAAGGGGGATTATGATATGCCCCCACTGCCAAGTTGTCGAAGAAAAAGGGAATTGGGTGCGATTTTCAAACTTTGGAGTTGAGGAAGAGACTAACGAAAAGGGCAAATATTGTGAAGAACAA CTAATAACACCTGAAGAAGAGTTGGAGCTTCCTGCAACGATCAAAATGTATGATGGAAATACTAGCAatatgag TAATGAGATGGAGACAGAAGACCCTAGGGCAGATAGAGTTGTCCTAATGGACAGAATGATGAAGCTTATTCGCCAACAAAAAGA ATGTATTCAGTACTTATGCAAACAATTGCATATTCCTTCTCCTCCGGCAATTTCTCCGAAGATGATAGATCATAAGCAAATCTTTTTCTCGGGATCAAATTCTGCGCCGGATCCCATGAGTCATAGAGTATCCACTTCGCACGAGCAGACTCACACAATACCGTCCGTGGAGCTCACCGAGCTCACATGTACTTCACTCGGTAGGGATGGTCACCCATTGTCTTGTCAATGTTCTTGTTGTCGTTCGTCTGCAAGAAAGACAcgtttatga